One genomic region from Saprospiraceae bacterium encodes:
- a CDS encoding lytic transglycosylase domain-containing protein, with protein MNIWMSRFSYFMAGILSMLLFISYVTPNESSKLKAAPVATVVPQNIHSVPIRDKYTFAGESVPIQNIDVRERLDRELLVNTYWHSNTVLCIKTAQRYFPIIEKTLAEFRIPLDFKYIPVIETSLRNETSPAGAKGIWQFMKPVADSYKLQIDEEVDERYHFEKATIAACQHLLRYKQRFGSWTLAAAAYNAGEGNLNKELSRQGEDSYYDLNINDESSRYIFRLLAMKDIIEHPDDYGFFIDTKDRYSDIKTKSIEVNSSIPDLGAWARQHGTTYRMLKVLNPWLRSSTLTKKPNKIYYIEIPF; from the coding sequence ATGAATATATGGATGTCAAGGTTTTCTTATTTTATGGCAGGTATATTGAGTATGTTGCTCTTTATATCATATGTTACACCAAATGAATCGTCAAAACTAAAGGCGGCTCCGGTAGCGACGGTCGTGCCTCAAAACATTCATTCAGTCCCGATTAGGGATAAATATACATTCGCAGGAGAATCTGTGCCTATACAAAATATCGATGTCCGGGAGCGATTGGATAGAGAGCTGTTGGTCAATACATACTGGCATTCAAATACAGTACTTTGTATTAAAACGGCTCAACGGTATTTTCCTATTATTGAAAAAACGCTCGCTGAATTCAGGATCCCTCTGGATTTTAAATATATCCCTGTGATCGAAACTTCCTTGAGAAATGAGACTTCGCCAGCTGGTGCAAAAGGTATTTGGCAGTTTATGAAACCTGTAGCAGACTCTTATAAATTGCAAATCGATGAAGAAGTTGATGAACGATATCATTTTGAAAAGGCCACTATAGCCGCCTGCCAGCATTTGTTGCGGTACAAACAACGGTTTGGATCCTGGACCCTGGCTGCAGCAGCCTATAATGCCGGTGAAGGCAACTTGAATAAAGAACTTTCGAGACAAGGAGAAGATTCATATTATGACCTCAACATCAATGATGAGTCTTCCAGGTACATATTTAGATTGTTGGCTATGAAAGACATTATCGAACATCCTGACGATTATGGATTTTTTATTGATACCAAAGATCGATACAGTGATATAAAAACCAAATCAATAGAAGTAAATAGTTCGATTCCTGACCTGGGAGCATGGGCAAGACAACACGGGACTACCTATCGAATGCTAAAAGTGCTCAACCCATGGCTCAGGTCCAGTACCCTTACTAAAAAGCCTAATAAGATTTATTATATAGAAATTCCTTTTTGA
- a CDS encoding thioredoxin family protein has protein sequence MQYLLYSLFALFYFQATPGILKPAHWSHRIEKVNDTQYKLIYEVKLDHDWGTYSQYQDNPDSPVMPIEFNYEDSSNIRFIGRTEESGHIKKIYDSVFETEVVKIIESASFTQLVEIIDPQKPITGYKNGQVCNSERCIMDDYDFTFQVASATNTGQVSSEANTTTSTDNDHTIDQSISSLQTSYSTVKSTCTTEEKQISQSHLLTFFFGFLGGLLALLTPCVFPLIPLTVSYFTKSSKDRASGIRNGILYGLSIIAIYVGIGLLITSLFGATALNDLSTNWLANLIFFVVFVVFALSFFGYYEITLPSSWSTKTDALGRNGSMIGIFFMAFTLAIVSFSCTGPIIGTALVQSATSTIGPAIVMFGFALALALPFGLFAAFPAWLQSLPKSGSWMNSVKVVLGFLELALALKFLSVSDMTSHWGFLRYELFMGLWILLFAGMSAYLLGWIRFPHDSPLKKKTPLRWAFAGLSLAWTLYLCTGFFTNQKTHSYQSLSLLSGLAPPAYYNFFKPQQIGDLNLKQRFPSYSKCANNLDCFKDYTEGVTYAKEIGKPVLLDFTGYGCVNCRKTEENIWIDEMVWSKLKNDFVLVSLYCDDETPLDQLTYSISTSKKLRNIGNKWEDFQIVNFQQNSQPLYVPIDPFDQEILVPARGYHSSITEYQQFLNCAQQTFKSKATGSLGQN, from the coding sequence ATGCAGTATCTTTTATATTCTTTATTTGCCTTATTTTATTTCCAGGCGACTCCTGGCATCCTAAAACCGGCGCATTGGTCTCACCGCATTGAAAAAGTAAACGATACTCAATATAAGCTCATCTATGAAGTTAAATTAGACCATGATTGGGGTACATATAGCCAATACCAGGACAATCCGGATAGCCCGGTGATGCCGATTGAGTTTAATTATGAAGATTCGTCCAATATCAGATTTATCGGAAGGACAGAAGAATCAGGTCATATCAAAAAAATATATGATAGTGTATTTGAGACAGAGGTAGTGAAGATCATTGAGAGTGCGTCATTCACCCAATTAGTAGAAATCATTGATCCCCAAAAGCCCATCACAGGATACAAAAATGGTCAGGTATGTAACAGTGAAAGATGCATCATGGATGACTATGATTTCACATTCCAGGTTGCTAGTGCTACCAATACCGGGCAGGTAAGTTCTGAAGCAAATACAACTACATCCACAGACAATGATCACACGATAGATCAATCCATATCAAGCTTGCAGACCAGCTACTCCACTGTCAAAAGCACCTGTACCACAGAAGAAAAGCAGATTAGTCAATCTCATTTACTTACCTTCTTTTTCGGTTTTTTGGGAGGCCTACTCGCACTCCTGACCCCATGTGTATTCCCCCTGATTCCACTGACCGTAAGTTATTTTACAAAAAGCAGTAAGGACAGGGCTTCTGGTATTCGCAACGGGATTTTATATGGACTGTCTATCATCGCGATATATGTCGGCATTGGACTTCTGATCACCTCGCTATTTGGGGCTACCGCATTGAATGACCTGTCTACAAATTGGCTGGCCAATCTGATATTTTTTGTTGTATTTGTAGTATTTGCCTTATCATTTTTTGGATATTATGAGATCACTCTACCCAGCAGCTGGAGTACCAAGACCGATGCCCTGGGTCGCAACGGAAGCATGATAGGCATATTTTTCATGGCTTTTACCCTTGCTATTGTCTCTTTTTCGTGTACTGGACCGATCATCGGTACCGCTTTGGTACAATCAGCTACCTCCACCATAGGCCCAGCCATCGTCATGTTTGGTTTTGCTTTAGCATTGGCATTGCCGTTTGGTCTGTTTGCAGCCTTTCCTGCATGGCTCCAATCCCTACCCAAGTCTGGAAGCTGGATGAATAGTGTCAAGGTAGTACTCGGCTTTCTTGAGCTTGCCTTAGCTTTAAAATTCCTTTCCGTTTCAGATATGACCTCACATTGGGGATTTTTGAGATATGAATTATTTATGGGGTTATGGATTCTGCTGTTTGCAGGCATGTCTGCTTATTTATTGGGTTGGATCAGATTTCCTCATGATAGTCCGCTGAAGAAAAAAACACCTTTGCGTTGGGCTTTCGCCGGGTTGTCATTGGCATGGACCTTATATTTATGTACAGGTTTTTTCACCAACCAAAAGACCCACTCTTATCAATCCTTATCCCTACTCAGTGGTCTTGCACCCCCTGCCTATTATAATTTTTTCAAACCCCAACAGATTGGCGATCTAAATTTAAAACAAAGGTTCCCCTCCTATTCAAAATGTGCCAATAATCTGGATTGTTTTAAAGATTATACAGAAGGGGTCACCTATGCCAAAGAAATCGGCAAACCTGTACTTTTAGATTTTACAGGGTATGGTTGTGTCAATTGTCGTAAGACTGAAGAAAATATCTGGATAGATGAAATGGTTTGGAGCAAACTTAAAAATGATTTTGTATTGGTATCACTCTATTGCGATGATGAGACTCCTCTTGATCAGCTTACTTACTCTATCAGCACCAGTAAAAAGCTTAGAAATATTGGCAATAAATGGGAAGATTTTCAGATCGTCAATTTCCAACAAAACTCCCAGCCGCTGTATGTACCAATCGATCCATTTGACCAGGAAATCCTGGTACCTGCACGAGGATATCATAGCAGTATCACCGAATACCAGCAATTTTTGAACTGTGCTCAACAAACCTTTAAGTCAAAGGCGACTGGCTCTTTGGGCCAAAATTAG
- a CDS encoding sugar transporter codes for MPLYLIVCSLFFIHGKSPVTWNTSAQKISTDEYELVFTATIEDGWNIYSQYLASDDGPVRTTIAYDAPDLFQMIGKNAETGDIKKTMDDMFGMEVIKIKHKGVFTQKIKIKDISKPITGNIEYMCCNDAQCLPPRQVPFSIDLSKMIN; via the coding sequence ATGCCTTTATACCTTATAGTTTGTAGCTTATTTTTTATCCATGGAAAAAGTCCTGTGACCTGGAACACTTCTGCACAAAAAATAAGTACTGATGAATATGAATTGGTTTTTACAGCTACGATCGAAGATGGATGGAATATTTACTCTCAATATCTGGCCAGTGATGACGGCCCGGTCAGAACCACAATCGCATATGATGCGCCAGATTTATTCCAAATGATTGGAAAAAATGCCGAAACGGGCGATATCAAAAAAACCATGGACGACATGTTTGGGATGGAAGTGATCAAAATCAAGCATAAGGGCGTCTTTACACAAAAAATTAAGATCAAAGATATTTCAAAACCCATCACTGGCAATATAGAGTATATGTGTTGCAATGATGCACAATGCCTTCCTCCGAGGCAAGTACCATTCAGTATCGATCTTTCTAAGATGATCAATTAA
- the purQ gene encoding phosphoribosylformylglycinamidine synthase subunit PurQ: MSVLKCGVVVFPGSNCDDDLIHVLGEVCKLHVEKIWHKTHSLPYLDAVFLPGGFSYGDYLRSGAIARYANIMPDLSRFAASGGFVWGICNGFQILCEAGLLPGVLLANRDQKFICDNVFLKTITTDSIITSMMSVSDIVKIPIAHADGRYHADDVTLQQLLLHDQIIFKYCDQNGTLTEDANINGSLKNIAGICNRGRNVYGMMPHPERASEDVLGNSDGLIMFQSMIRRLAQRKVLAS; this comes from the coding sequence ATGTCAGTATTAAAGTGTGGTGTAGTAGTTTTTCCCGGTTCTAATTGTGATGATGATCTCATACATGTACTGGGAGAGGTCTGCAAATTGCATGTCGAAAAAATATGGCACAAAACGCATTCATTACCTTACCTGGATGCAGTCTTCCTGCCTGGTGGATTTTCATATGGTGATTATTTGCGTTCCGGTGCCATTGCCAGGTATGCCAATATAATGCCTGACCTAAGCAGATTCGCAGCTAGCGGTGGATTCGTATGGGGTATTTGCAATGGTTTCCAAATATTATGCGAAGCTGGCTTACTGCCTGGTGTATTGCTAGCCAATCGTGATCAAAAGTTTATTTGTGACAATGTTTTCCTCAAGACCATCACCACAGACAGCATCATTACCTCCATGATGTCAGTGAGCGATATTGTCAAAATCCCAATCGCCCATGCTGATGGAAGATATCATGCTGATGATGTCACTCTCCAACAACTTTTGCTGCATGACCAGATTATATTTAAATACTGTGATCAAAATGGAACACTCACAGAGGATGCCAACATCAATGGCTCTCTGAAAAATATAGCCGGTATCTGCAACAGGGGCAGAAATGTGTATGGTATGATGCCGCATCCGGAAAGGGCTTCAGAGGATGTCCTTGGCAATTCTGATGGACTCATTATGTTTCAATCTATGATTCGTCGACTTGCTCAAAGAAAAGTATTAGCCAGTTAA
- a CDS encoding polyprenyl synthetase family protein translates to MNLQTIQAPIESELKEFEKYFKNSLRSQVSLLDKITYYIVKRKGKQVRPMFVFFCAKMVNEITHATFTAAALVEIIHTATLVHDDVVDESMQRRGFFSINALWKNKIAVLVGDYLFSTGLNLALEEKQYEVLHILNKAIKELSEGELLQIEKARKLDIDEAVYYEIIRQKTASLIAASCAAGAASVTSDQQIISQIKQIGEWIGMAFQIKDDLFDFGDDNIGKPTGIDIKEKKMTLPLIYTLNKVSPDEKREIIHIIRNQSDDRKKVRNIIEKVRANGGLEYSTQKMEEFALKAKEALFTFPPGEGREGLHALIDFTINRKS, encoded by the coding sequence ATGAATCTTCAGACCATTCAGGCACCGATCGAAAGTGAATTAAAGGAGTTTGAAAAATATTTCAAAAACTCACTGCGCAGTCAAGTGTCATTATTAGACAAGATCACATATTATATCGTAAAGCGTAAAGGGAAACAAGTACGGCCGATGTTTGTATTTTTTTGTGCCAAAATGGTCAATGAAATTACGCATGCCACCTTTACAGCTGCTGCATTGGTGGAGATCATACACACCGCTACCCTGGTCCATGATGATGTGGTCGATGAGTCTATGCAGCGCCGTGGTTTTTTCTCTATCAATGCGCTTTGGAAAAATAAAATAGCGGTTTTGGTCGGGGACTATTTATTTTCAACTGGGTTGAATTTGGCATTGGAAGAAAAACAGTATGAAGTCCTGCATATACTCAACAAAGCCATCAAAGAACTCAGCGAAGGCGAACTCCTGCAAATTGAAAAGGCCCGAAAACTGGATATTGATGAAGCAGTATATTACGAAATCATCCGGCAGAAGACTGCTTCATTGATTGCAGCCTCTTGCGCTGCAGGGGCGGCCTCAGTGACTTCTGACCAGCAAATTATCTCTCAAATCAAACAGATAGGGGAGTGGATCGGCATGGCTTTTCAGATCAAAGATGATTTGTTTGATTTTGGTGATGACAATATTGGAAAACCAACAGGCATAGACATCAAAGAGAAAAAAATGACCTTGCCTCTGATCTATACCTTGAATAAAGTGTCGCCGGATGAAAAAAGAGAAATCATCCACATTATCCGCAATCAAAGCGACGATAGGAAAAAAGTCAGAAATATCATCGAAAAGGTGAGAGCTAATGGTGGTCTGGAATACAGCACTCAAAAAATGGAAGAGTTTGCCTTGAAGGCCAAAGAAGCCTTATTTACTTTTCCTCCAGGAGAGGGTCGTGAAGGACTACACGCCTTGATCGATTTTACTATAAATCGCAAATCATAA
- the murA gene encoding UDP-N-acetylglucosamine 1-carboxyvinyltransferase gives MYTDSFQVQGGRKLKGTLQPQGAKNEALQILCAVLLTKEKVTISNIPGILDVTRLIELLAGLGVEVTKISEDTYEFVARDIDTEYLSSEEFDKKAKAIRGSVMLIGPLLARLGKMYLPKPGGDKIGRRRLDTHFSGLQHLGATVHYDASKAQYYVEAEKLIGKYLLMDEISVTGTANVIMAAVFAQGTTTIYNAACEPYTQQLCKMLARMGAKISGIGSNMLMIEGVTSLSGTAHRMLPDMIEVGSFIGLAAMTQSEITISNAGIKDLGVIPDVFRKMGVTIEEKGDDLFIPAQDEYEISTFMDGSILTIYDAPWLGFTPDLMSIILVLATQSKGSVLIHQKMFESRLFFVDKLIDMGAQIILCDPHRATVIGLNRKFSLRGIEMSSPDIRAGVALLLAAMSAKGKSVIHNVHQIDRGYQNIDGRLNAIGAEITRL, from the coding sequence ATGTATACAGATTCGTTTCAAGTACAAGGTGGCAGAAAACTAAAAGGCACCCTACAACCTCAAGGTGCCAAAAATGAAGCCCTCCAAATATTATGTGCCGTATTATTGACAAAAGAAAAAGTCACTATATCCAATATCCCAGGCATTTTGGATGTCACGAGATTGATCGAATTATTGGCAGGCTTGGGGGTCGAGGTAACCAAGATCAGTGAGGATACCTACGAGTTTGTTGCCAGGGACATTGATACCGAATATTTATCCAGCGAGGAGTTTGATAAAAAAGCCAAGGCTATCAGAGGGTCAGTGATGTTGATAGGTCCCTTACTCGCTAGATTGGGCAAGATGTACCTGCCAAAACCCGGCGGTGATAAAATAGGTCGCAGGAGACTGGATACCCATTTTAGCGGATTGCAACATCTTGGAGCAACTGTCCATTATGATGCGTCAAAAGCGCAATATTATGTAGAAGCCGAAAAACTGATCGGTAAATACCTATTGATGGACGAAATATCTGTCACAGGCACCGCCAATGTCATCATGGCAGCAGTTTTTGCCCAAGGGACTACCACGATCTACAATGCGGCATGCGAGCCTTATACGCAGCAATTATGTAAGATGTTGGCGAGGATGGGGGCTAAAATCAGTGGCATCGGATCAAATATGCTTATGATTGAAGGCGTAACTAGTTTGTCTGGCACGGCACATAGGATGTTACCTGATATGATAGAAGTAGGAAGCTTCATAGGCCTGGCTGCAATGACTCAATCTGAGATCACAATCAGCAATGCTGGAATTAAAGATCTTGGCGTAATACCTGATGTATTTAGAAAAATGGGGGTGACCATTGAAGAAAAAGGAGATGACCTTTTTATTCCAGCTCAGGACGAGTATGAGATTTCGACCTTTATGGATGGCTCGATCCTCACTATTTACGACGCTCCATGGCTAGGTTTTACACCTGACTTGATGAGTATCATTTTGGTACTGGCCACTCAATCCAAAGGGAGTGTATTGATACACCAAAAAATGTTCGAAAGCAGATTGTTTTTTGTAGACAAACTAATCGATATGGGAGCACAGATCATTCTCTGCGACCCTCATAGAGCGACTGTAATCGGACTGAATAGAAAGTTCTCTCTTCGGGGTATTGAGATGAGCTCACCAGACATTCGGGCAGGGGTAGCCTTGCTGTTGGCTGCTATGAGTGCCAAAGGAAAAAGTGTAATACACAATGTGCATCAAATCGATCGGGGATATCAAAATATTGATGGTAGACTGAATGCCATCGGAGCAGAGATCACCAGATTATGA
- a CDS encoding DUF4290 domain-containing protein, translating to MRYNSNQVKLLFPEYGRNVQDLIQTIRHEQDPVKRQAQANAIVNLMAHLSPGQKNGIDIRPRLWKHFFAIAEYQIDVISNEGIKYEVEAERIRPARIEYPTNNEAFRHYGNHVRRLVEKAIEMEDGPKKSYLISLIGSYMKMAYKTWNKDHYVSDEGIIKDLKTLSKGKLNIEDATALDVLSRKGKGVNLQPATSESRPVKVNKFRGRSSNNNRRFNDRNRNNRRR from the coding sequence ATGAGGTATAACTCCAATCAGGTCAAACTACTTTTTCCGGAATATGGCAGGAATGTCCAGGATTTAATTCAAACTATTCGACACGAACAAGATCCTGTCAAGCGGCAAGCCCAGGCAAATGCTATAGTCAATCTGATGGCCCACCTATCTCCCGGACAAAAAAATGGTATTGATATCAGACCCAGGCTTTGGAAACACTTTTTTGCAATCGCAGAATATCAAATAGATGTAATCTCCAATGAGGGAATTAAGTATGAAGTAGAAGCAGAAAGAATCAGGCCCGCCAGAATCGAATACCCAACCAATAATGAGGCCTTCAGACACTATGGCAACCATGTAAGAAGATTGGTCGAGAAAGCCATTGAAATGGAAGACGGGCCAAAAAAGTCTTATTTGATTTCACTGATTGGTTCTTACATGAAAATGGCCTATAAAACCTGGAACAAAGATCATTATGTCAGTGATGAGGGTATCATCAAAGATCTAAAAACGCTATCCAAAGGCAAACTCAATATTGAAGACGCCACTGCCCTGGATGTTTTATCCAGAAAAGGTAAAGGAGTAAACCTCCAGCCCGCTACTTCAGAATCCAGACCAGTAAAGGTTAATAAATTTAGAGGTCGTAGTAGCAACAACAATCGGCGATTCAACGATAGGAATCGCAACAATCGGCGCCGTTAA
- a CDS encoding DUF4270 family protein, translating to MRSKILVIFLLAIAATLQFCNDPAFIGADLLKDDEIDLSFVDTFKLEAQTILDTGTITYDPSIPVVLSSLPVGKFIDPVFGTVDASIYSQFLKSNFVSPPSFVGATLDSIMLYLALDTITPVYGNTIDEHDLEVFKMNGTIPYNIRYRSGYYDFPFNPIPIGQLLGSFPDPNKRVRIVEPTDTFDYDPHVAFRLADSYGQYIMNLDSLYYNSDSIFLANVPGLTIQQSNENKRMVVYDINSNYSRLQILYTQGGEKKIYLFPLQQGPRVPQWKQTFSQTITDALYSKEKGNELIYLQSLGGLKAKLEFTNLTLPPNAIINKAELEFTVIELPQDQPSIYTAPTRITLYRKDVNGIFTFISDQGNLADYSLIGGLVSEKVVNGLTVKYYSINISNHIQDILKGRQNPEVYVGIAPNSAENILPLPENLSRVVLGGPKHPEYPCKLKISFTTY from the coding sequence ATGAGAAGTAAGATTCTAGTCATTTTTCTGCTTGCCATCGCGGCAACCTTGCAATTCTGCAATGATCCTGCTTTTATTGGGGCTGATCTACTTAAGGATGACGAGATAGACCTTAGTTTCGTCGATACCTTCAAGTTGGAGGCTCAAACGATTCTGGATACAGGGACCATTACTTATGATCCGAGTATTCCGGTCGTTCTGAGCAGCTTACCGGTCGGAAAATTCATCGATCCTGTTTTTGGTACCGTAGATGCATCCATTTACTCCCAATTCCTGAAGTCAAATTTTGTTTCCCCTCCTAGCTTTGTGGGTGCCACCCTGGATTCTATCATGTTATATCTCGCTTTAGACACTATCACGCCGGTATACGGCAATACCATTGATGAGCATGACCTCGAAGTTTTTAAAATGAACGGAACCATTCCGTACAATATCAGATATAGAAGTGGGTATTATGACTTCCCTTTCAACCCTATACCGATTGGTCAACTTCTCGGTTCTTTTCCCGATCCCAATAAGCGGGTTAGAATAGTAGAACCCACTGATACCTTTGATTATGATCCTCATGTGGCCTTTAGACTCGCAGACTCTTATGGTCAATACATTATGAATCTTGACTCCTTATATTATAATAGTGATTCTATTTTTTTGGCGAATGTACCTGGTCTTACCATTCAACAAAGCAATGAGAACAAAAGGATGGTAGTATATGATATCAATTCAAATTATTCAAGACTGCAAATCCTATATACCCAGGGTGGCGAAAAAAAGATCTATCTTTTCCCATTGCAGCAAGGGCCTAGAGTGCCTCAATGGAAACAAACCTTTTCTCAAACCATCACTGATGCTTTGTACTCTAAAGAAAAAGGTAATGAATTGATCTATCTACAATCTCTTGGAGGATTAAAAGCAAAGTTGGAATTCACCAATCTCACTTTGCCCCCTAATGCCATTATTAACAAAGCAGAGCTAGAATTTACTGTAATTGAATTGCCTCAGGATCAACCTTCTATATATACAGCTCCTACTAGGATAACCCTTTATCGAAAAGATGTAAATGGAATCTTCACTTTTATCTCAGATCAAGGTAATTTGGCAGATTACTCCCTAATCGGCGGATTAGTGTCTGAAAAAGTAGTCAATGGACTTACGGTCAAATATTATTCGATTAACATTTCTAACCATATCCAGGACATTTTAAAAGGCAGGCAAAATCCCGAAGTCTATGTTGGGATCGCACCCAACAGTGCTGAAAATATCTTGCCCCTACCAGAAAATCTGTCGCGGGTAGTATTAGGAGGCCCTAAACATCCAGAATACCCTTGCAAGCTAAAAATCAGTTTTACTACTTATTAA
- a CDS encoding glycogen/starch synthase, producing the protein MDKKRILFISQEMKPYTEEGVMSDIVNQITQYVSGHGYEIRVLMPRFGTINERRHRLHEVVRLSGMNIIVDDDDYPLIIKVASLPGSRMQVYFLDNEEFFKRKFIYQDAAGKQFDDNLDRMVFYCKGSIETVKKFGWVPDIIHCHGWMTSLIPLYLRTTYKDEPIFRNAKIIYSVYDADLDMAFDKKFLTKASINNLDPKKLEDFYSGKSYRLHQGAMKYADAIMTGSEKLNKDVLVAKKSLGKKPQLEYMPEENRTATYFEFYENLLK; encoded by the coding sequence ATGGATAAAAAAAGAATCCTCTTCATATCTCAAGAAATGAAACCCTACACCGAAGAAGGTGTAATGTCAGACATTGTCAATCAAATCACCCAATATGTTTCTGGACATGGTTACGAAATCAGAGTATTGATGCCGAGGTTTGGTACCATCAACGAAAGACGCCACCGCCTTCATGAGGTGGTCAGACTCTCCGGTATGAATATTATCGTTGATGATGATGACTATCCATTAATTATCAAGGTAGCTTCTCTTCCAGGATCCAGAATGCAAGTGTATTTTCTGGATAATGAAGAATTCTTCAAAAGAAAATTTATCTATCAGGATGCTGCAGGCAAGCAGTTTGATGACAACCTTGACCGAATGGTGTTTTACTGTAAAGGCTCCATCGAGACTGTTAAGAAATTTGGTTGGGTACCTGATATCATTCACTGTCACGGTTGGATGACTTCACTGATCCCTCTTTATCTCCGTACTACTTACAAGGATGAGCCGATATTCAGAAATGCTAAGATTATATATTCTGTTTATGACGCTGATCTGGATATGGCCTTTGATAAGAAATTTTTAACTAAAGCTTCGATCAATAACCTGGATCCTAAAAAACTCGAAGACTTTTACTCTGGCAAAAGTTATAGATTACATCAGGGTGCCATGAAATATGCAGATGCGATCATGACAGGCAGCGAAAAACTAAATAAAGATGTTCTAGTTGCTAAAAAAAGCCTTGGAAAAAAACCACAACTGGAATATATGCCAGAAGAAAATAGAACCGCGACTTATTTCGAGTTCTACGAAAACCTCCTCAAGTAA
- a CDS encoding DUF819 family protein, translated as MLLLMNLPLKNDAATFGVLILVLAAIFYTTQSKSPGWQKFYKYVPALLLCYFVPALLHWPLGIISSDDSKLYPFVSRYILPASLLLFCISLDLKEISRLGPKALIIFLAGTIGIIIGGPLALWLVNTLTPGILPAPATELWAGLSTIAGSWIGGGANQTAIKEIFEVPNTLFGTVVVVDIAVANLWMAILLYGTGIHHKINKWLKADYSAIDRLRVKMEHFSASVTRQPTLPDLMILMGLTFGGVGLAHWLTDGIMPIMEVYKERLAAYELHALNSSFFWIVVLSTTLGILLSFTKARSFEGIGASKWASLFLYILVATIGMQMDLSQIGQNLGLISVGIIWMMIHITIILLVARMIRAPFFYVAVGSMANVGGAASAPVIASAFAPGLAPVGVLLAVLGYAIGTYGALICAYLMHMVAG; from the coding sequence ATGCTATTACTCATGAATCTTCCATTAAAAAATGATGCGGCTACTTTTGGAGTGCTCATTCTGGTTTTGGCTGCCATATTTTATACAACCCAAAGTAAAAGCCCGGGATGGCAAAAATTTTACAAATATGTTCCTGCACTACTGTTGTGTTATTTTGTTCCAGCACTGCTCCATTGGCCTCTAGGCATCATCTCGAGTGACGATTCTAAGTTATATCCATTTGTTTCCAGATATATCCTTCCTGCCAGTTTATTATTGTTTTGTATCAGCCTGGATTTAAAAGAGATTTCCAGGTTGGGACCTAAAGCATTAATTATATTTTTAGCAGGAACTATAGGCATTATCATTGGAGGACCATTGGCATTGTGGTTGGTGAACACACTAACCCCTGGTATCCTGCCGGCACCTGCCACTGAATTATGGGCAGGCCTCTCTACCATCGCTGGGAGTTGGATCGGTGGCGGTGCCAATCAAACTGCCATCAAGGAAATCTTTGAAGTGCCCAATACTCTGTTTGGTACTGTAGTGGTCGTGGACATTGCAGTGGCCAATTTATGGATGGCCATTCTACTTTATGGTACCGGTATTCATCACAAAATAAACAAATGGCTTAAAGCAGACTATAGTGCCATAGACCGATTACGAGTAAAAATGGAGCACTTCAGTGCAAGTGTAACACGACAACCCACTCTGCCTGACCTGATGATACTGATGGGTTTGACATTCGGAGGGGTAGGGCTGGCTCATTGGCTGACGGATGGTATCATGCCGATCATGGAGGTATACAAAGAAAGATTGGCTGCCTATGAGTTACATGCTCTGAACTCTTCCTTTTTCTGGATAGTGGTATTGTCCACCACTTTAGGTATACTATTATCTTTTACCAAAGCACGGTCTTTTGAAGGCATAGGTGCTTCTAAATGGGCATCACTCTTTTTGTATATCTTGGTGGCAACGATAGGTATGCAAATGGATCTCAGTCAAATAGGCCAAAACTTAGGTTTGATATCAGTAGGTATTATCTGGATGATGATTCATATAACGATCATCCTGCTTGTTGCCAGGATGATACGAGCCCCTTTCTTTTATGTCGCGGTTGGAAGCATGGCCAACGTTGGAGGTGCTGCCTCAGCACCCGTGATAGCATCTGCTTTTGCTCCTGGCCTAGCCCCAGTGGGCGTACTTTTGGCAGTATTAGGGTATGCCATAGGTACTTATGGTGCCTTGATATGTGCTTATTTAATGCACATGGTTGCGGGCTGA